A segment of the Candidatus Brevundimonas phytovorans genome:
CACCGAGGCCCTGCGCAACGTCTATAACCAGCCGCGCCTGCTGCGCGAACTGGGCGTGACGCGCTAACTTAAGACGCATCTTTCCTCTCCATTCTATGGGGAGGGGGACCGCGTAGCGGTGGAGGGGGCGACGCAAACGTCAGCCGTGGAGTCGCCCCCTCCGTCTCGTCGCCTTCGGCTCCGCGCCACCTCCCCATCGCTGCGCGACAGGGAGGAAAGTACGCCCCCGTCTGACGCAGCGCCCTGCTAGCTTCTCTTGATCCGCGCCGCCGATTTCAGACTATTCAGACGAATTGGACTCTGTTTTTTCCTCGCCAGAGTCTGAACCAGGAGTTCTCCATGCGTCCCATGATCTTCGCCTCGGCCGCCGTCCTGGCCTTCGCCGCCGCCTCTTCCGCCAAGGCAGAGGAAGGCATGTGGACCTACGACAACTTCCCCATCGCCCGCGCCAATCAGACCCTGGGCACGAACATCGACCAGGCCTGGCTGGACCGCGTCCGCCTGTCCTCGGTCAAGTTCGGCGGCTGCTCGGCGGGCGTCATCTCGGGCCAGGGCCTGGTGATGACCAACAACCACTGCGTCGCCACCTGCGTCGCCAACCTGTCCACCCCGCAGCAGCAATACGCCGAAACCGGCTTTACGCCGAAGAGCCGCGAGGAAGAGCTGAAATGCCCCGGCGGCACGGCTGAAATCCTGACCGAGATCGTCGACGTCACCGAACGCCTGCACAAGGCGGGCGAGGGTCTGGACGGTCAGGCCTTCACCCAGGCCCGCGAGGCCGAGGCCGGCCGCATCGAGACCGAGGCCTGCGGCGATGATCCCAAGATCCGCTGCCAGGTCGTCAGCCTGTATCGCGGCGGCCAGTTCAAACTCTACAAGTTCCGCAAATACTCCGACGTGCGTCTGGCCTGGGCGCCGGAAGACCGCGCCGCGACCTTCGGCGGCGATCTGGACAACTTCTCCTTCCCGCGCTTCGCCATCGATGCCGCCTTCATCCGCCTCTATGAGGACGGCAAGCCGGTCGAGACGCCGATCCACTTCACCTGGAATCCGAACAAGCCGACCGAGGGCGAACCCGTCTTCATCACCGGCAACCCCGGCGCGACCCAGCGTCTGCTGACCCAGTCGCAGCTGATGACCATTCGCGACGTGGTCCTGCCGCTGGACCAGCTGATCGCGTCGGAACTGCGCGGTCGTCTGATCCGCTATTCCGAAGAGGGCGAGGAGCAGGCCTTCATCGCCATGGACCCCATCGTCGGCGTCGAGAACACCTACAAGCGCGGTCTGGGCCGGATGCGCGCCCTGACCGATCCCGCCTTCATGGCGTCCAAGGCCGAGGCCGAAGCCGACTTCCGCGCCCGCGCGGCGGGCGGCCAAACCGATCCGTGGGCGACGCTGGACGCGGTTCAGCCTCTGGCGCGCGAGATGTATGCTCCGATGGCCCTGCTGGAAGGCGGCACTGGCATGGGCACCACCTCGGTTGCGGGCGGTTCCTCGCTGTTCCAGTGGGCGCGGGCCATCGTGCGCGGGGCCCAGGAACGCGCCAAGCCGTCGGATCAGCGTCTGGGCGAATACGCCGACAGCCGTCTGCCGGGCGTGCAATCCGGCCTGTTCGCCGAACGCCCGACCTATCCGGCGCTGGAGCAGATCCGTCTGGAATGGTGGCTGTCCAAGACCCGCGAATGGCTGACCGTCGACAGCCCCTATGTCCGCACCCTGCTGGGCAAGGAAAGTCCCGAGGCCCTGTCGGCCCGTCTGGTCGAAGGCACCAGGCTGGCGGACCCAGCCGTGCGTCGGGCCCTGTGGGAAGGCGGCCTGCCCGCCGTCCAGGCCTCGACCGACCCGCTGATCCAGTATGTCCTGGCCATCGACGCCGACGCCCGCGCCGTGCGCACCGCGTGGGACAACCAGGTCAAGGCCCCGACCGACCGCGCCTCGGAACAGCTGGCCGCCGCCCGCTTCGCCGCCTATGGCGACGCTGTCTATCCCGACGCCACCGGCACCCTGCGCCTGACCTATGGCCGGGTCGAGGGCACCGACGTTCCGGGCCAGCGCATTCCGGCCTTCACCACCTTCGCCGGCCTGTGGGACCGCGCCACCGGCGCCGAGCCCTTCGCCGTCGCGCCGAAACTTCTGGCCGCCAGGGACCGCATCGACCCCAACGCCGTGATGGACATGGCCGTCTCGTCCGACACCATCGGCGGCTCGTCGGGTTCGCCCGCCGTCAACGCCAAGGGCGAGATCATCGGCGCCAACTTCGACTCCACCGTCCTGACCCAGCGCAACGCCTACGGCTATGACCGCAACGTCAACCGCAGCGTCATCGTCACCACCCAGGCCGTGACCACGGCCCTGCGCGACGTCTACGGCATGGATCATCTGGTCGCCGAACTGGGCGTCAGCGCGCCCAAGGCCGCCCCGCGTCGGGCGCGTCGTTGATCGCCGCAAGCTTCCGGCCCGCCGCGTCTTCGGACGTGGCGGCGCTGCACCGTCTGGTCGAAAGCGCCTATCGCGGCGACAGCGCGAAAGCGGGCTGGACGCACGAGGCTGATCTGCTGGGCGGCCAGCGCACCGATGAAGCCGAGCTTCTCGACATCCTCGCCGACGCCCGCCGCGTCATCCTGCTGGCCGAGGTCGAGGGCGTCCTGACCGGCTGCGTCCAGGTGGCGGATCAGGGGCAGGGGCTGGCCTACCTCGGCCTGTTGACCGTCGATCCGACCCGTCAGGCCGGCGGTCTGGGCCGCCTGCTGATCGACGCCGCCGAGGCCGAGGCCGTCGCTCGTTTCGGCGCGACGTGCATGGAGATGACCGTCATCCGCCAGCGTTCCGAACTGATCGCCTGGTACGAACGCCGCGGCTATCGCCTGACCGGCGAAACCCGGCCCTTCCCCCTGGACGACGAGCGCTTCGGCCTGCCGCAGACGCGGGAGCTTGAGTTCGTGGTCATGGAAAAGGCGCTCTGACGTCCTTCTCCCTCAAGGGGAGAAGGAGAAACTTACAGATCCCGCATCTGCTTCTGCGCCGCGCTGAAATACTGCCATCCGGTCCACAGGGTGACGATGGCGGCCAGCCAGATCAGGCTGTTGGCGAACAGTTGGAAGGCGGGCAAGTAGTCGAAGTCGAGGCCCCAGCCGTCCCAGTTGCGGGCGAACAGCTGGCAGCCCAGGGCCACCATCTGCAGCGTGGTCTTCCACTTGGCGGCCAGGGTGACAGGCAGGTTGATGCGCCCGGCCATGGTCTCGCGCAGGGCCGAAACCGCGAACTCGCGGAACAGGATCAGGCCGCAGGGGATGATGATCTGCTGCACCGACCCGCTGGTCAGCACACCCAGGATGGCGCCCGTGACCAGGATCTTGTCGGCGATCGGGTCCAGGATGGCGCCCCAGCGCGTCTCGGCGTTCCAGCGCCGCGCCAGATAGCCGTCGACCCAGTCGGTCGAGGCGGCGATGACGAAGATCCAGAAGCCGGTGCGGTACAGGGCGAACTGGTCGTCGGGGCTCAGCATGGCCGAGAAGAAGGGGATGCCGCTGGTCGCGCCCGCCAAAAGCAGGAACATGACCACGCCCGCGCCCAGGCGGATGCTGGTCAGGATGTTCGGAATCGGGTTGGCTTTGTGGGCAGGGGTCATCATCACGTCCATTGCAACGCCTGAGGGTGTGCCACGGTTCGCCACCCGAGGCGAGGGCGGCGAACTGTCCCCCTTTTTGCGGCGCCTCAGCCCAGGGGCTCGAACCGCTTGGCACCCGTCAGCTTGGACAGGATGCCGTCGGCGATGCCGAAGTGCAGGCCGCTGAGGACCAGATCGCCCGCCGCCTCGCGCGCGGCGATCCAGGGGAAGGTCCGCAGGTTGTCGATCGACAGGCGAACCACGGCCTCCTCGGCGGCGCGCTCGACCTGATCGGCAGGGAACTCCTCGACCACGCGGCGCACGACCGGCGCCCCCTGGGCGACCCAGGGAGCGACGAAGTCCTGACAGTTGGAGGGCGAGCCGTTCAGCATGGCGTTGACGCCGCCGCAGTAGGCGTGGCCCATGACGACGATCCGTTTGACCTTCAGCACATTGACGCCGAACTCCAGCGCCGCCGAGACGCCGTGCAGCTTGCCGTCCGGCTCATAGGGCGGGACCAGGTTGGCGACGTTGCGCACCACGAACAGTTCCCCTGGCGCGGTGTCGAAGATCAGGGCCGGATCGGCGCGGCTGTCGGAACAGGCCACGACCAGGGTGTGCGGCTTCTGGCCATTGACGGCCAAGGCCTCATACTCGGCGCGCTCGGCGGGCCAGCGGTTCTGGCGGAAGCGGTGATAGCCGTCGGTCAGTTCATCGGTCATGGGCGCTTTCCTAAACCCGCAGCGGTTTCCGGCTCAAGTGCTGATCAGGACTTATGGAAGAAGGCGTGGATGCGCTCGGCCAGGGCCTGATTGACGCCGGGGACCTTGATCAGGTCGGCGACGGCGGCGCGCGACACGCCCTTGGCCGAACCGAAGGCGTGCAGCAGGGCCTTCTTGCGTCCCGGCCCGACGCCCTCGATCTCATCCAGCGGGTTCTTCTTGATATCCATCGAGCGACGCTTGGCGTGGGCGCCGTTGGCGAAGCGGTGGGCCTCGTCGCGCAGGCGCTGGATGTAGTAGAGGGCCGGGCTCTTGAGCGGCAGCATGAAGGGCGGCTTGCCGGGCATGAAGAAATGCTCCTTGCCCGCGTCCCGGTCCGGTCCCTTGGCCACGCCGACGGCGGGGATGTCGTCCACGCCCAGGTCAGCCAGCACCGCCAGCACCTCGGCCAGTTGCCCGGCGCCGCCGTCGATCAGCAGCAGGTCGGGGCGCTCGACCGTCTCGCCGGCCTCCTCGTCCTTGACCATCTTGCCAAAGCGCCGCCGCATGACCTCGCGCATCATGCCGTAGTCGTCGCCGGGGGTCAGATCTTCGCCCCGGATGTTGAACTTGCGGTACTGGTTCTTGCGGAAGCCCTCTGGCCCGGCGACGATCATGCCGCCGACGGCGTTGGTGCCCTGAATGTGGGCGTTGTCATAGACCTCGATCCGCTCGGGTCGCGCGTCCAGACCGAAGGCCTCGCAGACCTCGTCCAGGATCTTCGACGTGGCCGAGTTCTCGGCCAGCTTGCGCCCCAGGGCCTCGCGGGCGTTGGTCAGGGCGTGATCGACCAGGCTGAGCTTGCCGCCGCGCAAGGGCCGGGCGATCTCGACCCTATGCTCGGCCTTCATCGAAAAGGCGGCCTCCAGCAACTCCAGCTCATGCGGACGCACGTTGGACAGGATCAGGCGCGGGATCGGCTTGTCCTCGTAGAACTGACCGAGGAAGGCGGCGAGGATTTCGGGATCGCTGTCCGTCTTGTCCACGCGCGGGAAATAGGCGCGACCGCCCCAGTTCTGGCCCGCGCGATAGAAGAAGACCTGGACGCAGGCCTGACCGCCCTCGGCGTGCAGGGCGAAGACGTCGGCCTCGGCCACACCGTCGGCGCTGACGCTGTTCTGCATCGAGATGGCCGACAGGGCGCGGATGCGGTCGCGCACGCGGGCCGCGGTCTCGAAGTCCATCTCGTCGGAGGCGGCCTGCATCTCCTGCGACAGGCGGCCGATGACGGCGCGCGACTTGCCGCGCAGGAAGGCTTCCGCCTCCGTGACCAGCTCACCGTAGTCCTCCAGCGAGATCAGGCCGGTGCAGGGCGCCGAGCAGCGCTTGATCTGGTGCAGCATGCAGGGCCGCGTCCGCGTCTCGTAAACGCTGTCCGAGCAGGAGCGCAGCAGGAAGGCCTTCTGTAGGGTGTTCAGCGTATTATTGACCGCCCAGGTCGAGGCGAAGGGGCCGAAATAGTCGCCGGGAATGGTGTGGGCGCCGCGATGCTTCCTGACCTGGGGGGCGCGATGGTCGCGGCGTATCATCAGCTCGGCGAAGGACTTGTCGTCGCGCAACAGGACATTGAAGCGCGGCTTCAGCTTCTTGATGAAGTTGGATTCGAGCAGCAGGGCCTCGGTCTCCGAGGCCGTGACCACCAGCTCCATCGACCGGGTCAGGGACACCATCAGGCCGATGCGCTGGGTATGGAAACGCCCCTGCGCATACTGGACGACGCGCTTCTTCAGCGACTTGGCCTTGCCGACATAGAGGCAGGTCCCGTCCTCGCCGTACATGCGATAGACGCCGGGCTTGTCGGGGGCGCGACGGGCTTCGTCGGCGATCAGCGCGGCGGCTTGCAGCGGCAGCGGGGCGTCGTCGGCGGCGTCCAGAATGTCGGTGGTCTCGTCGGTCATCGGGCGGGATATAGGGTCAGGAGCGGCGAACCAGAACCACGCCGCCGATCACCAGGGCGACGCCAGCGATGCGGCCCAGGCTCAGCGGCTGTCTGGCGACGCCCAGGGCGCCGAAATGGTCGAGGATCAGGCTGAGCGCCAGCTGCCCGGCGACCATCAGGGTGATGGTGGTGGCCACCCCCAGACGCGGCACGCCCCAGGCGGCGGAAATGACAAAGGCGCAGCCGTAGAAGCCGCCCATCCACGCCCACCAGGGCAGAGCCTTCATCGCGCCGACGTCGGGGCGCGTCTGCATCGCCAGGGCCAGCAGGCCCAGGGCCACCGTGCCGACGGCGAAGGAGATGAAGGCGGCGTTCAGCGGCGAGCCGACCGCCGTGACCAGTCTGGCGTTGGTCGGACCCTGCAAGGCCGTGGCGGCGCCCGCCATCAGCAAGGTCAGAAAGACAAGAAGGGGAACCTGCATGGGCCGTCTCTACCAGTTCGGATCGGCGGGCGCGCCGCCGAAGATCTCGGCCAGGCGGTCGCGGGTGGCGCGGGTCGTATCCTCGGGCAGGGCGTCGGGGGCGAACCAGCCGATCTCGGCGATCTCGCCATGGCTGGTGCGTTCGGTCAGGTCGAAGGCGTCGATGGCGAAGACCAGAACGTGATCCCCCGGAAAGAAACGCTCGTTGGAGTGGACCGAGATCAGGCGCGGCTCGGCCTTGGCGATTAGTCCCGCCTCTTCGCGCAGTTCCCGGACCACGGCGGCCTGGGTCGTCTCGCCCTTGTCCACCCCGCCGCCCGGCAGCCACCAGCCGTGCAGATAGGTGTGCTTGACCAGCAGCACCCGGCCCTCGCTGTCGACCGCCAGTCCGCGCACGCCCAGGGTCATGCCCCGCCGCATCCGCGAGACGGCGAAGAAGACAGGCCGGGTGAAGGGCTCGATTCGGGTGCGCCAGGTGGTCATGCGGTCACGATAGGCTTTGGCGGGGCGGCTTGAACAGTCGCGCCTGTGCCTCTATGCGAAGCTTTGAACAGGAGCCTTCCCATGCTGGCCATCGCCATCATCTTCGCCTTCATCGCCGTCATCGCCGCCGTGAACTTCTTCGAGTTCGGCCGGGTTGACTGAATCGGCCGCCGGCGCGGGCGGGTTCGACTGGCGTCACGCCGGGGACCATGTCCGCGTCCTGTTGTCGGATGTGGCGGTCGATGTGCGCATCGGCCTGCACCCGTGGGAGCGGCACCCCGAGCGCCCCACGCGGCTGATCGTCAATGTCGAGATGTTCGCGGCCTGGCCTTTGGCGCAGGGCGACTTCATCGATTACGACCGGGTGCGCGATCACATCAACGGCTGGCGTGGGCGTGAGCACGTCGAGTTGCTGGAAACCCTGGTCGAGGAGCTGATCGGCGTCTGTTTCGCCCTGCCGCCGGTCGAGGCCTGCCGGGTGCGGATCACCAAGCCGGACATCTTCCCCGAGGCCGCGGCGGCGGGCGTGGAAATCTTCCGCCGCAGGCCGGGCTGAATGGGCGAGCCCCTGAACAAGGTCGTGCTGATCACCGGGGCCGCGCGGCGCGTCGGCGCCGGGCTGGCGCGGTCGCTGGCCGAGGCGGGCTGGGACGTGGCCGTCCATCATCGCGGCGGGGCGGACGAGGCCGCCGCCCTCGTGGCCGAACTCAGCGCCAAGGGCGTGCGGGCCGCGGCCTTTCAGGCCGACCTCAATCAGGCGAGCGAGCGCGACGGCCTGATCGACCGCGTGGTCGGCCAGTTCGGACGGATCGACGCTCTGGTGAACAACGCCTCCCTGTTCCGCTATGATACCCTGTCGACCCTGACCGAGGCGTCGTGGGGCGAGCATCTGGCCTCGAACCTGACCGCGCCGGTCTTCCTGATCCGCGACTTCGCCCGCGCCATCGAGGCGGCGAACGGGCAGGGGGCGGTGGTCAATATTCTGGATCACAAGGTCGATAGTCCGAACCCGGACTTCTTCGCCTATACGGCGGGCAAGGTCGGTCTGGCGGGGCTGACGCGGACGCTCGCCATGGGGCTGGCGCCCCGCATCCGTCTTTGCGGCGTCTCGCCCGGCCTGATCCTGCGCAGCGGCGAGCAGACCGAGGCGGAGTATGAGGCGGCGTGGCGCGATACGCCGCTGGGGCGCGGCGCCTCGCTGGAGGATGTGGCCCGCACCGTGCGTTTCGTGCTCGAGACGCCCAGCCTGACGGGGCAGAACCTGACCATCGACGGGGGCGAGAGCCTGATCGGTCGCGGGCGGGACGTGGCCTTTGACGGCATCCCGCTTCCCTGAGACCGCCTTTACTTCGCCGCCGTCACGGTGTTGATGCGCGAACCCTTCGCGGCGGCTATATGAAGCGCTCGCGTTTTCGGAACCCTTGCCCCTGATGCCTGCCGTCCAGTTCACCCGCCGCTTCTCGATGGCGCACCGGCTGATCGCCGATGCGGGGTCCAAGTGCGCCGTGCCGCACGGGCACAATGAGTTCGTCAAGGTGACGCTGGAGCCGACGGCCGAGATCGCCTTTGGCCAGTCGAACCACGCCGCCTCGTTTGAAAACCTGAAGCGGCGCTGGCACGGGTTTGTCGACCGCAGCCTGGACCATGCCTTCCAGCTGAACCGCGCCGACCCGCTGCTGGACTGGTTCCAGAGCCATGAGCCGCAGCGGCTGAACCAGGTCCTGACCATCGAGGGCGATCCCACGACCGAGGCCCTGGTCATCGCGCTCTGGCGAAAATTGGAAGCCATCCTCACGGCCGAGGGCCTGCCCTTCCGCCTGGCGGAACTGGCCATCGAGGAGACGCCGACCAATACCGTGCTGACGCGCGGCCTGACCGAGGCCGAGCGGGCCTGGAAGCTGGGCGACTGGTGCGACCGGGCCGATTTCAGCATCAATGACCTTCTGCCGCCGGAGACCTGGTCGTGAGCGCCGTCGTCGCCCCCTTCACCGCGTCCGAGCCGCGCCGTCTGGGCCTGACCGTGCTGGTGCGCGGGCTGGAGGTTCAGGCCGCCATCGGGGTTCATGCCCATGAGCATGGTCGGCTGCAGCCCCTGGTCGTGGACGTCGAGCTGGACCTCGGCGCCGGGCCGATCAATCGTCTGTCCGATACCCTGGACTATGAGGGTGTGGCCCGGATCGCTCGCGAACTGGCGGGCGGCGAGCACGTGGCCCTGGTCGAGACCTTCGCCGAACGGGTGGCCCTGGCCTGTCTGGCGGATCATCGCGTTCTGGCGGTCAAGGTGCGGGTCGAGAAGCCCGGCGCCATTCCCGGCGCGGCGGCGGCGGGGTGCGAAGTCGCCTATTCGCGCTGAGGCCGGTTGCGCGGCGCGTCGCCTCCCGCCATTGTCTCGCTTGAACAAGAGGTTCCGATGGTCCAGTCCGGCGATTACAGCAGCAACAGCCCGGCCTCGTCCGACCAGGCCGGCGACCTGACCAGCCTCTATGTCGGCTATGCTCTGATCCTGTTCGCCGTGCCGACCTTTGGCGTGGCCGCGGCGATCGGCCTGTTGCGGATGTGGCGCAAGGCGCCGCCTGCGGATCCTCTGGCGCGGACCCATTTCATCTTCCAGCAGCGGACGTTGTTCGCCGCCGTGGCCTCCATCATCGGCGGGGTGGTGCTGATCCTGATCAACGTCGGGGTCTTCGTCCTGTTCGTCATGGCGGTGTGGACCATCGTGCGCGGCGCCCTGGGTCTGAAAGACCTGCTGCAAGGCCGCCCCATCCGCCATCCCCTTCGTCTGTTCTATTAGAGGCCGGCCATGACCGATCAGATTTCCCAGGCGCGCGGCAATGGTCGGGATGGGGCGGTCCTAGCCTGGATCCTCTATATTCTGTCGATCCCCAGCGCCAACCTGCTGGTGCTGGCGGGGCTGGTGGTGGCCTATGCCTGCCGCGGTTCGGCGACGGGTCTGGCGGCCCAGCATATCGAGGCCCAGATCAAGCTGTTCTGGTCGGTCTTCTGGATCACCGTGGTGCTGTGGGGGCTGATCGCGGTCAGCGCCGTGGCCTCGCTCTTCCTGATCGGCATCCCCTTCCTGCTGCTGTTCGGACTTCTTTTGCTGCTGGTGTCGATCTGGTTCACGGTGAAAAGCGTTCTGGGTCTGCTGGCCCTGCTCAATGATCGGCCGGCCTGATTTCAGGAGCCGTCATGACCGCCTTTCGCGACCAGCCCGCCGACCATCGCTTTCAGCAGGAGTTCGCTGACGCCGACGGGGTCGAGCATTCCGTCTGGGCCGAGTATGCGGTGCGCGGCCACGCCCGCGTCATCCTGCACGTCGAGGCCCATCCGGCCTTGCGCGGCACGGGGGCGGCGGGAAAGTTCATGCAGGCTCTGGCCGAGCATGCGCGGGCCGAGAAGCTGACTTTGGTCCCGCATTGCAGCTATGCGGTGGCGTGGCTCAAACGGCATCCCGAGTACGCAGACGTTCTCGGTTCCTAGTGGGCCGCGTCGTCGGCCCTTCGAGACTTCACGACCCGACGCGGGCATGATGTTGGGCCGCGGTCAAAAGACTCCGCCTTTTCGACCCGACGCGGCCTGGCGCTTCGCGCGCGCTCAAGCAGCGAGGCTCCGCGAGCCGAGCGATAGCGCCCTTGATCTGCGCTCAGGCAGCGAGCGACCGCGTCGCTCGCGTTAGCGCCCTTCAAGCGTCATGGATGGCTCTTGGCGATGATGGCCTTCATGGTCTCGGCCTTGACCGGCAGGTCCTGAGCCAGGCGTTGAGCCAGTTCGCGGGCGCCGACGGGGTAGGCGTCGCCGCCCTCGGCGATTTCGCGGGCCATGTCGGCGGCCTTCAGCAGCACCGCTTCCAGCGCCTCGACCTGCTCGAGCGCCAGGGCGCGCGCCTCGGCTTGCAGGCGTTTGACACGCTCGGCGGTGGTCTCTGGCGCACGCATCAGGTCATAGACCTCGGCCTCGGGGGAGGAGACAACCCTCAGGTTGGGACGGTCGTCGGATTCAGGACTGTTCGATTTCGACATGATGCACCCTTCGACACGACAATGCCGCAATTTCTGCGCCGTTCCCTGACTCATCTGAGGGAGGCGCGGAGTTTTGCGCTTCTGTGGCGCCCAAGCCTCAGGCCCGGGCGGTCCAGGGCGGATCGTCCGGCGGCAGACGCGCGCCGCGCGCGAGCGCCTCATCGCGCTTGCGGGCGACTTGAGACCACGATTGAGGAGGCTCGCGTTCGCCTGCCGCCTTCGCACGTTCATATCCTGGGTCGCGCGCCGAAACCCGCCGCGACCTGTCCGCTGGGCTTCAGCGCCCTTGACCGGAGACCGCGACGGACGCCGCGCGGCCCGACAAGGACCCCGCTCCATCCGCTCCCGCCGCCCGCAAGGTCGCAGGCCTTACGAGCCCTCCATGCGACGGAACGAGCGCAGGGTGGCATGGGCGCTGGGTGGGGCGAGCTGAATGGGGATGGCGGAGGGGGAAGGGCGGGAAATTGCTGGGGTTGGGGCGGGGCGGTAGGCATGTCTTTCCCTTCTCCCCTTGCGGGAGAAGGTGGCAGCCGAAGGCTGACGGATGAGGGGTCTCGCCGCGAGTGGATTTCGCGGCCTTCATCAAGCGTCGTGAAACCCCTCATCCGCCCCTTCGGGGCACCTTCTCCCGCAAGGGGAGAAGGATCAGTCCTGCGTCAGCCTGGCGTTCGCCGCCGCGATGATGGCGGCCAGCACCTCATGGGGACGGTTCTCAATCTGCGGGTTGGGGAAGCGCAGGACGCGGAAGTCCTGCGCCCGCAAAAACTCGTCGCGGGCGGCGTCCTCCGCGCGGTCGTCGTGGTGGGGGCCGTCGGCCTCGACGATCAGGCGATGCCGCAGGCAGACGAAGTCGGCGACGTAGCGTCCGATCACGACTTGGCGTCGGAACTTCAGTCCCTCCAGCCGCCGGTCCCGCAGAATGGCCCACAACCGCCGCTCATAGAGGGCGGGCTCGCGGCGCATCGTCTTGGCGCGGGTGTGCAGCCAGTCGTCCATGCGGCGACGCTAGCCCTTCTCCCGCAAGGAGAGAAGGAAGGAGTTAGCGCCCCTTCCTGAACGCCTCCGCCTTCTCGG
Coding sequences within it:
- a CDS encoding S46 family peptidase — translated: MRPMIFASAAVLAFAAASSAKAEEGMWTYDNFPIARANQTLGTNIDQAWLDRVRLSSVKFGGCSAGVISGQGLVMTNNHCVATCVANLSTPQQQYAETGFTPKSREEELKCPGGTAEILTEIVDVTERLHKAGEGLDGQAFTQAREAEAGRIETEACGDDPKIRCQVVSLYRGGQFKLYKFRKYSDVRLAWAPEDRAATFGGDLDNFSFPRFAIDAAFIRLYEDGKPVETPIHFTWNPNKPTEGEPVFITGNPGATQRLLTQSQLMTIRDVVLPLDQLIASELRGRLIRYSEEGEEQAFIAMDPIVGVENTYKRGLGRMRALTDPAFMASKAEAEADFRARAAGGQTDPWATLDAVQPLAREMYAPMALLEGGTGMGTTSVAGGSSLFQWARAIVRGAQERAKPSDQRLGEYADSRLPGVQSGLFAERPTYPALEQIRLEWWLSKTREWLTVDSPYVRTLLGKESPEALSARLVEGTRLADPAVRRALWEGGLPAVQASTDPLIQYVLAIDADARAVRTAWDNQVKAPTDRASEQLAAARFAAYGDAVYPDATGTLRLTYGRVEGTDVPGQRIPAFTTFAGLWDRATGAEPFAVAPKLLAARDRIDPNAVMDMAVSSDTIGGSSGSPAVNAKGEIIGANFDSTVLTQRNAYGYDRNVNRSVIVTTQAVTTALRDVYGMDHLVAELGVSAPKAAPRRARR
- a CDS encoding GNAT family N-acetyltransferase; this translates as MIAASFRPAASSDVAALHRLVESAYRGDSAKAGWTHEADLLGGQRTDEAELLDILADARRVILLAEVEGVLTGCVQVADQGQGLAYLGLLTVDPTRQAGGLGRLLIDAAEAEAVARFGATCMEMTVIRQRSELIAWYERRGYRLTGETRPFPLDDERFGLPQTRELEFVVMEKAL
- the pgsA gene encoding CDP-diacylglycerol--glycerol-3-phosphate 3-phosphatidyltransferase, whose product is MTPAHKANPIPNILTSIRLGAGVVMFLLLAGATSGIPFFSAMLSPDDQFALYRTGFWIFVIAASTDWVDGYLARRWNAETRWGAILDPIADKILVTGAILGVLTSGSVQQIIIPCGLILFREFAVSALRETMAGRINLPVTLAAKWKTTLQMVALGCQLFARNWDGWGLDFDYLPAFQLFANSLIWLAAIVTLWTGWQYFSAAQKQMRDL
- a CDS encoding carbonic anhydrase — its product is MTDELTDGYHRFRQNRWPAERAEYEALAVNGQKPHTLVVACSDSRADPALIFDTAPGELFVVRNVANLVPPYEPDGKLHGVSAALEFGVNVLKVKRIVVMGHAYCGGVNAMLNGSPSNCQDFVAPWVAQGAPVVRRVVEEFPADQVERAAEEAVVRLSIDNLRTFPWIAAREAAGDLVLSGLHFGIADGILSKLTGAKRFEPLG
- the uvrC gene encoding excinuclease ABC subunit UvrC, translating into MTDETTDILDAADDAPLPLQAAALIADEARRAPDKPGVYRMYGEDGTCLYVGKAKSLKKRVVQYAQGRFHTQRIGLMVSLTRSMELVVTASETEALLLESNFIKKLKPRFNVLLRDDKSFAELMIRRDHRAPQVRKHRGAHTIPGDYFGPFASTWAVNNTLNTLQKAFLLRSCSDSVYETRTRPCMLHQIKRCSAPCTGLISLEDYGELVTEAEAFLRGKSRAVIGRLSQEMQAASDEMDFETAARVRDRIRALSAISMQNSVSADGVAEADVFALHAEGGQACVQVFFYRAGQNWGGRAYFPRVDKTDSDPEILAAFLGQFYEDKPIPRLILSNVRPHELELLEAAFSMKAEHRVEIARPLRGGKLSLVDHALTNAREALGRKLAENSATSKILDEVCEAFGLDARPERIEVYDNAHIQGTNAVGGMIVAGPEGFRKNQYRKFNIRGEDLTPGDDYGMMREVMRRRFGKMVKDEEAGETVERPDLLLIDGGAGQLAEVLAVLADLGVDDIPAVGVAKGPDRDAGKEHFFMPGKPPFMLPLKSPALYYIQRLRDEAHRFANGAHAKRRSMDIKKNPLDEIEGVGPGRKKALLHAFGSAKGVSRAAVADLIKVPGVNQALAERIHAFFHKS
- a CDS encoding DMT family transporter gives rise to the protein MQVPLLVFLTLLMAGAATALQGPTNARLVTAVGSPLNAAFISFAVGTVALGLLALAMQTRPDVGAMKALPWWAWMGGFYGCAFVISAAWGVPRLGVATTITLMVAGQLALSLILDHFGALGVARQPLSLGRIAGVALVIGGVVLVRRS
- a CDS encoding NUDIX domain-containing protein; this encodes MTTWRTRIEPFTRPVFFAVSRMRRGMTLGVRGLAVDSEGRVLLVKHTYLHGWWLPGGGVDKGETTQAAVVRELREEAGLIAKAEPRLISVHSNERFFPGDHVLVFAIDAFDLTERTSHGEIAEIGWFAPDALPEDTTRATRDRLAEIFGGAPADPNW
- a CDS encoding dihydroneopterin aldolase, with translation MTESAAGAGGFDWRHAGDHVRVLLSDVAVDVRIGLHPWERHPERPTRLIVNVEMFAAWPLAQGDFIDYDRVRDHINGWRGREHVELLETLVEELIGVCFALPPVEACRVRITKPDIFPEAAAAGVEIFRRRPG
- a CDS encoding SDR family oxidoreductase, whose amino-acid sequence is MGEPLNKVVLITGAARRVGAGLARSLAEAGWDVAVHHRGGADEAAALVAELSAKGVRAAAFQADLNQASERDGLIDRVVGQFGRIDALVNNASLFRYDTLSTLTEASWGEHLASNLTAPVFLIRDFARAIEAANGQGAVVNILDHKVDSPNPDFFAYTAGKVGLAGLTRTLAMGLAPRIRLCGVSPGLILRSGEQTEAEYEAAWRDTPLGRGASLEDVARTVRFVLETPSLTGQNLTIDGGESLIGRGRDVAFDGIPLP
- a CDS encoding 6-carboxytetrahydropterin synthase, which encodes MPAVQFTRRFSMAHRLIADAGSKCAVPHGHNEFVKVTLEPTAEIAFGQSNHAASFENLKRRWHGFVDRSLDHAFQLNRADPLLDWFQSHEPQRLNQVLTIEGDPTTEALVIALWRKLEAILTAEGLPFRLAELAIEETPTNTVLTRGLTEAERAWKLGDWCDRADFSINDLLPPETWS
- the folB gene encoding dihydroneopterin aldolase; protein product: MSAVVAPFTASEPRRLGLTVLVRGLEVQAAIGVHAHEHGRLQPLVVDVELDLGAGPINRLSDTLDYEGVARIARELAGGEHVALVETFAERVALACLADHRVLAVKVRVEKPGAIPGAAAAGCEVAYSR